A genome region from Stenotrophomonas maltophilia includes the following:
- the ilvG gene encoding acetolactate synthase 2 catalytic subunit, translating into MNSPTHRSAPPNGARWLTQALEAEGVRTLFGYPGGTIMPFYDALVDSSLKHILVRHEQGAALAANGFARASNQVGVCVATSGPGASNLVTGIADAMLDSVPMVCITGQVGTPLLGTDAFQELDVFGLTMPIVKHSWLVRSVDDLPRVVADAFRIAREGRPGPVLIDLPKDVQLADASHLPAHVPSSVEPPPSPAEAAIAEAIAALAAAEKPVVYAGGGIALGDAVQDLRDFVEASAIPTVMTLRGLGALPANHPQSLGMLGMHGTRAANMAVQESDLLLVLGARFDDRATGKLAEFAPFARVVHIDADAYEISKLRSADVAVPGNVGHAIRALRAAFPSPKAHQDAWRRRCAQHRDRFAARYDAPGQHIYAPALLKRLSELAPADAVIACDVGQHQMWVAQHCRFNHPRNHLTSGALGTMGFGLPAAMGAQFACPDRTVVLVSGDGSFMMNVQELATIARCRLPVKIVLLDNSSLGMVRQWQELFFAERYSEIDLSDNPDFVALAQVFGIAATRIDARDDVEGGLAALLAEPGPALLHVAIDARANVWPLVPPNTANSTMLESNPAHARQETPNALPA; encoded by the coding sequence ATGAACTCTCCCACACACCGCAGCGCGCCGCCCAACGGCGCGCGCTGGCTGACCCAGGCGCTGGAGGCCGAGGGTGTCCGTACACTGTTCGGCTATCCCGGCGGCACCATCATGCCGTTCTATGACGCGCTGGTGGATTCGTCGCTGAAGCACATCCTGGTGCGCCATGAGCAGGGCGCGGCGCTGGCCGCCAATGGCTTTGCCCGCGCCAGCAACCAGGTGGGCGTCTGCGTGGCCACCTCCGGCCCGGGCGCCTCCAACCTGGTCACCGGCATTGCCGACGCGATGCTGGATTCGGTGCCGATGGTCTGCATCACCGGCCAGGTCGGCACCCCGCTGCTGGGCACCGATGCCTTCCAGGAGCTGGATGTGTTCGGCCTGACGATGCCGATCGTCAAGCACAGCTGGCTGGTGCGCAGCGTCGATGACCTGCCGCGCGTGGTGGCCGACGCCTTCCGCATCGCGCGCGAAGGCCGCCCCGGCCCAGTGCTGATCGATCTGCCCAAGGACGTGCAGTTGGCCGATGCCAGCCATCTGCCAGCGCACGTGCCGAGCAGCGTCGAACCGCCGCCGTCGCCGGCCGAGGCCGCCATCGCCGAGGCCATCGCCGCACTGGCGGCCGCCGAGAAGCCGGTGGTCTACGCCGGTGGCGGCATCGCGCTTGGCGATGCGGTGCAGGACCTGCGCGATTTCGTCGAGGCCAGCGCCATCCCCACGGTGATGACCCTGCGCGGGCTGGGCGCACTGCCAGCCAACCACCCGCAGTCGCTGGGCATGCTGGGCATGCACGGCACCCGCGCGGCCAACATGGCGGTGCAGGAAAGCGACCTGCTGCTGGTGCTGGGTGCACGCTTCGACGATCGTGCCACCGGCAAGCTGGCCGAATTCGCACCGTTCGCCCGTGTCGTCCACATTGATGCCGACGCCTACGAGATCTCCAAGCTGCGCAGCGCCGATGTCGCTGTGCCTGGCAATGTCGGCCATGCCATCCGCGCCCTGCGTGCGGCCTTCCCCTCCCCCAAGGCCCACCAGGACGCATGGCGCAGGCGCTGTGCACAGCATCGCGATCGTTTCGCAGCGCGCTACGACGCACCGGGCCAGCACATCTACGCCCCGGCGCTGCTGAAGCGCCTGAGCGAACTGGCACCGGCCGATGCGGTGATCGCCTGCGATGTCGGCCAACACCAGATGTGGGTGGCGCAGCACTGCCGCTTCAACCACCCGCGCAACCACCTGACCAGTGGCGCGCTGGGCACCATGGGCTTCGGCCTGCCGGCCGCAATGGGCGCGCAGTTCGCCTGCCCGGACCGCACCGTGGTGCTGGTCTCCGGTGATGGCAGCTTCATGATGAACGTGCAGGAGCTGGCCACCATCGCGCGCTGCCGCCTGCCGGTGAAGATCGTGCTGCTGGACAACAGTTCGCTGGGCATGGTGCGGCAGTGGCAGGAGCTGTTCTTCGCCGAGCGTTACAGCGAGATCGACCTGTCCGACAACCCGGACTTCGTGGCGCTGGCGCAGGTGTTCGGCATTGCCGCGACCCGCATCGATGCACGCGATGACGTCGAGGGTGGGCTGGCCGCGCTGCTGGCCGAGCCGGGCCCGGCGCTGCTGCACGTGGCCATCGATGCACGCGCCAACGTGTGGCCGCTGGTGCCACCGAACACCGCCAACAGCACGATGCTGGAAAGCAACCCTGCCCACGCCCGCCAGGAGACCCCCAATGCACTACCGGCTTGA
- the leuC gene encoding 3-isopropylmalate dehydratase large subunit — translation MTSAPRTLYDKLWDAHVVVPESDSAPAVLYIDLHLIHEVTSPQAFTELRERGLSPRRPDRTKATMDHSTPTLPAGADGTLPYASAASEEQVATLARNCAEHGIELFDMASDNRGIVHVIAPEQGFTQPGMTIVCGDSHTSTHGAFGSLAFGIGTSEVGHVLATQCLLQRKAKTFAITVDGPLAPGVGAKDVVLHIIGVIGVNGGTGHVIEFRGSTIEAMDMEQRMTLCNMSIEAGARAGMVAPDQVTFDFVANTPRGPKGAEFDAAVARWQQLRSDDGARFDSEVRIDAADIRPTLTWGTHPGTAIAVDAPIPAANDAAAQKGLDYMHFQAGKALAGTPVDVVFVGSCTNGRLSDMREVAQVLRGRRVAERVRMLVVPGSEIVKREAEAEGIHEIVRAAGAEWREPGCSMCIAMNGDLVAPGQLAVSTSNRNFEGRQGPGSRTLLASPMSAAWAAVNGHVADTRELFAQEVA, via the coding sequence ATGACTTCCGCACCCCGCACCCTGTACGACAAACTGTGGGACGCCCACGTGGTGGTTCCCGAATCCGACAGCGCCCCCGCCGTGCTGTACATCGACCTGCACCTGATCCACGAGGTCACCTCACCGCAGGCCTTCACCGAACTGCGCGAACGCGGCCTGTCGCCGCGCCGGCCGGACCGCACCAAGGCAACGATGGACCATTCCACCCCGACTCTGCCGGCCGGTGCCGACGGCACGCTGCCCTATGCCAGCGCCGCCTCCGAGGAACAGGTCGCCACGCTGGCACGCAACTGCGCCGAGCACGGCATCGAGCTGTTCGACATGGCTTCGGACAACCGCGGCATCGTCCACGTGATCGCGCCGGAACAGGGCTTCACGCAGCCGGGCATGACCATCGTCTGCGGCGACAGCCACACCTCCACCCATGGTGCCTTCGGTTCGCTGGCCTTCGGCATCGGCACCAGCGAAGTCGGCCACGTGCTGGCCACGCAGTGCCTGCTGCAGCGCAAGGCGAAGACCTTTGCCATCACCGTCGATGGCCCACTGGCGCCGGGCGTGGGCGCCAAGGACGTGGTGCTGCACATCATCGGCGTGATCGGCGTCAACGGTGGCACCGGCCACGTCATCGAGTTCCGTGGCAGCACCATCGAAGCGATGGACATGGAACAGCGCATGACCCTGTGCAACATGTCGATCGAGGCCGGCGCGCGTGCCGGCATGGTCGCCCCGGACCAGGTCACCTTCGACTTCGTGGCCAATACCCCGCGTGGCCCCAAGGGTGCCGAGTTCGACGCCGCCGTCGCACGCTGGCAGCAGCTGCGCAGCGATGACGGCGCACGCTTCGACAGCGAAGTACGCATCGACGCCGCCGACATCCGCCCGACCCTGACCTGGGGCACGCATCCGGGTACCGCCATCGCGGTGGATGCGCCGATTCCCGCCGCCAACGATGCGGCCGCGCAGAAGGGCCTGGACTACATGCACTTCCAGGCGGGCAAGGCACTGGCCGGTACGCCGGTGGACGTGGTGTTCGTCGGTTCGTGCACCAATGGCCGCCTGAGCGACATGCGCGAAGTCGCGCAGGTCCTGCGCGGCCGCCGCGTCGCCGAGCGGGTACGCATGCTGGTGGTACCGGGCTCGGAGATCGTCAAGCGCGAGGCCGAGGCCGAAGGCATCCATGAGATCGTGCGCGCGGCCGGTGCCGAATGGCGCGAGCCCGGTTGCTCGATGTGCATCGCCATGAACGGCGATCTGGTCGCGCCCGGTCAGCTGGCCGTGAGCACCAGCAACCGCAATTTCGAGGGCCGCCAAGGCCCCGGTTCACGTACGCTGCTGGCCTCGCCGATGAGCGCGGCGTGGGCCGCCGTGAACGGGCACGTTGCCGATACCCGCGAACTGTTCGCACAGGAGGTAGCGTAA
- a CDS encoding ACT domain-containing protein, translating to MHYRLDLVLHPAEGALLRVIGMAERRGFAPRAISGAPVAADDGRWHLQLVVDGQRPAETLCRQIEKIYDCVSVQVTAVEGVSP from the coding sequence ATGCACTACCGGCTTGACCTGGTGCTGCACCCGGCCGAAGGCGCGCTGCTGCGCGTGATCGGCATGGCCGAGCGTCGCGGCTTCGCGCCGCGCGCGATCAGCGGTGCGCCGGTGGCCGCCGACGACGGCCGCTGGCACCTGCAGCTGGTCGTCGATGGCCAGCGCCCGGCGGAAACGCTGTGCCGGCAGATCGAGAAGATCTACGACTGCGTGTCCGTGCAGGTCACCGCCGTGGAAGGAGTATCGCCATGA
- the leuD gene encoding 3-isopropylmalate dehydratase small subunit: MAGFRTLTSSSVVLAQTNIDTDQIIPARFLSTTERAGLGRNAFNDWRWQADGSPVADFAFNQPRNAGRSILLAGRNFGCGSSREHAPWALTDLGLRAIVSSEIADIFRGNALKNGLLPIVLDEADVQTLMQRPDDELTIDVAARELRTPDGRVYSFPLDGFSQTCLLEGVDQLGYLLGRVPEIERYESEHAR; this comes from the coding sequence ATGGCCGGTTTCCGTACCTTGACCTCGTCCAGCGTGGTGCTGGCACAGACCAACATCGACACCGACCAGATCATCCCGGCACGGTTCCTGTCGACCACCGAACGCGCTGGTCTCGGCCGCAACGCCTTCAATGACTGGCGCTGGCAGGCCGATGGTTCGCCGGTGGCCGACTTCGCCTTCAACCAGCCTCGCAATGCTGGTCGCAGCATCCTGCTGGCGGGCCGCAATTTCGGCTGTGGTTCTTCGCGCGAGCATGCCCCGTGGGCGCTGACCGACCTCGGCCTGCGCGCCATCGTCAGCAGCGAGATCGCCGACATCTTCCGCGGCAACGCGCTGAAGAACGGCCTGCTGCCGATCGTGCTGGACGAGGCCGACGTACAGACGCTGATGCAGCGCCCGGATGATGAGCTGACCATCGATGTGGCCGCGCGCGAACTGCGCACCCCGGATGGCCGCGTCTATTCCTTCCCGCTGGATGGCTTCTCGCAGACCTGCCTGCTGGAAGGTGTCGACCAGTTGGGGTATCTGTTGGGCCGTGTCCCTGAAATCGAACGTTACGAGAGTGAGCATGCACGCTGA
- the leuB gene encoding 3-isopropylmalate dehydrogenase, translating into MHAEIVVLPGDGIGPEVAAAAVAVLKSVAERFNHTFTFSEHDIGGIAIDRHGEPLPASTLAACQAANAVLLGAVGGPKWSDPNAKVRPEQGLLAIRKALGLYANLRPVRTHEAALHASPIKAELLQGVDFVVVRELTGGIYFGDKTRDADSASDLCRYSVTEIERVLRSAFRLAQQRRGKVTSVDKANVLETSRLWRDVAARIGREEFPDVALEHQLVDSMAMHLLAKPREYDVIVTENMFGDILTDEASMLAGSLGLLPSASLGEPGAVGIYEPIHGSAPDIAGKGIANPYATIFSAAMLLRHSLGLEAEAASVEAAVHAVLDDGVFTADLAAKGQAVSTAAATDAVLAKLR; encoded by the coding sequence ATGCACGCTGAAATTGTTGTCCTGCCCGGTGATGGCATCGGCCCGGAAGTGGCCGCCGCCGCGGTTGCCGTCCTGAAGTCCGTCGCCGAACGCTTCAACCACACCTTCACTTTCAGCGAGCACGATATCGGCGGCATCGCCATCGACCGCCATGGCGAGCCGCTGCCTGCCTCGACGCTGGCCGCCTGCCAGGCCGCCAATGCGGTACTGCTGGGCGCGGTCGGTGGCCCTAAGTGGTCCGACCCGAACGCCAAGGTGCGCCCGGAACAGGGTCTGCTGGCGATCCGCAAGGCGCTGGGCCTGTACGCCAACCTGCGCCCGGTGCGCACCCATGAAGCCGCGCTGCACGCCTCGCCGATCAAGGCAGAGCTGCTGCAGGGCGTGGACTTCGTGGTGGTGCGCGAGCTGACCGGCGGCATCTACTTCGGCGACAAGACCCGCGACGCCGACAGCGCCAGCGACCTGTGCCGCTACTCCGTGACCGAGATCGAGCGCGTGCTGCGCAGCGCCTTCCGCCTGGCACAGCAGCGTCGCGGCAAGGTCACCTCGGTGGACAAGGCCAACGTGCTGGAGACCTCGCGCCTGTGGCGTGACGTGGCCGCGCGCATCGGCCGCGAGGAATTCCCGGACGTTGCGCTGGAGCACCAGCTTGTCGATTCGATGGCCATGCACCTGCTGGCCAAGCCGCGCGAGTACGACGTGATCGTGACCGAGAACATGTTCGGCGACATCCTCACCGACGAAGCCTCGATGCTGGCCGGATCACTGGGCCTGCTGCCGTCGGCTTCGCTGGGCGAGCCGGGTGCGGTCGGTATCTACGAGCCGATCCATGGTTCGGCACCGGACATCGCCGGCAAGGGCATCGCCAATCCGTACGCAACGATCTTCAGCGCGGCGATGCTGCTGCGCCATTCGCTGGGGCTGGAGGCTGAAGCTGCGTCGGTGGAAGCGGCGGTGCATGCCGTGCTGGACGACGGTGTGTTCACCGCCGACCTGGCCGCCAAGGGCCAGGCGGTGAGCACGGCAGCCGCCACCGACGCGGTGCTGGCAAAGCTGCGCTGA
- a CDS encoding LysR family transcriptional regulator, whose protein sequence is MDRIDRFRIFTRVVECASFTRAADQLGLPRSTVSAAIAELEQRLGTRLLQRSTRRVSTTHDGDVFHARCLRLIAEVEDAESLFRQDDAQPVGLLKIDVPSRIGRRIIAPSLPDFFARHPQVEVDLGMTDRAVNLIEDGCDAVLRVGQLGDSSLVARTLGQLDFVNVAAPAYLREHGMPQQPADLQQHRAVNYASPTTARVEPWEWQEGAQLRTLPMPGWVRVNSAEASIACCVAGLGLLQIPRYDVQAELQSGELVEVMPQYVAQPLPVTLLLPHRQHRAQRVQVFIEWLLPVLRNGLRLR, encoded by the coding sequence ATGGACCGGATCGATCGCTTCCGCATCTTCACCCGGGTGGTGGAGTGCGCCAGCTTCACCCGCGCTGCCGACCAGCTCGGCCTGCCCCGCTCCACCGTCTCGGCAGCCATTGCGGAGCTGGAACAGCGGCTTGGCACCCGCCTGCTGCAGCGCTCGACCCGCCGGGTGTCCACCACCCATGATGGCGACGTGTTCCATGCGCGCTGCCTGCGCCTGATCGCCGAAGTCGAAGACGCCGAATCGCTGTTCCGGCAGGACGATGCGCAGCCGGTGGGCCTGCTGAAGATCGACGTGCCCAGCCGCATCGGCCGCCGAATCATCGCCCCTTCCCTTCCGGATTTCTTCGCGCGCCATCCGCAGGTGGAAGTGGATCTGGGCATGACCGACCGCGCGGTGAACCTGATCGAAGACGGTTGCGATGCGGTGTTGCGTGTCGGCCAGCTGGGGGATTCCAGTCTGGTGGCGCGCACGCTGGGCCAGCTCGACTTCGTCAACGTCGCCGCGCCGGCGTACCTGCGTGAACACGGCATGCCGCAGCAGCCTGCCGACCTGCAGCAGCACCGTGCAGTGAACTACGCCTCGCCGACCACGGCACGGGTGGAACCGTGGGAGTGGCAGGAGGGCGCGCAGCTACGCACATTGCCGATGCCCGGCTGGGTGCGGGTGAACAGCGCAGAAGCGTCGATCGCGTGCTGCGTGGCCGGGCTGGGGTTGCTGCAGATTCCGCGCTACGACGTGCAGGCGGAACTGCAATCCGGCGAACTGGTGGAAGTGATGCCGCAGTACGTGGCACAACCGCTGCCGGTGACCCTGCTGCTGCCGCATCGGCAGCACCGCGCACAACGTGTACAGGTGTTCATCGAATGGCTGCTGCCGGTGCTTCGAAACGGCCTGCGATTGCGGTAG
- a CDS encoding class I SAM-dependent methyltransferase, whose translation MSAFDTPAPTSAAGQQWNAQDYAIDAGFVPLLGGAVARLLDPRAGERILDLGCGDGVLSTELALNGARIHGVDASPELVIAARARGVDAQVMDGHALSFDSEFDAVFSNAALHWMGNPDQVLEGVRRALRPGGRFVAEFGGHGNVATIIAALQAARVAHGHGASAFQWYFPTADAYADRLRQHGFQVQLIECTPRPTALPTGVAGWLRVFAAPLLDDLPSEVRATVRDAAAALLADLPRNAAGQPLADYVRLRVLARRR comes from the coding sequence ATGAGCGCCTTCGACACCCCCGCCCCGACCAGCGCCGCTGGCCAGCAGTGGAACGCCCAGGACTATGCGATTGATGCCGGCTTCGTGCCGCTGCTCGGCGGCGCGGTGGCGCGCCTGCTCGATCCGCGCGCCGGTGAGCGCATCCTCGACCTGGGCTGTGGCGATGGCGTACTCAGCACCGAGCTGGCGCTGAACGGTGCACGCATCCACGGTGTGGATGCCTCGCCGGAACTGGTGATCGCCGCCCGCGCACGCGGTGTCGACGCGCAGGTGATGGACGGCCACGCGCTGTCGTTCGACAGCGAGTTCGATGCAGTATTCAGCAACGCGGCACTGCACTGGATGGGCAATCCCGACCAGGTGCTGGAAGGCGTGCGCCGCGCCCTGCGCCCCGGCGGCCGCTTCGTCGCCGAGTTCGGCGGCCATGGCAACGTGGCCACGATCATCGCCGCGCTGCAGGCCGCACGCGTGGCTCACGGCCATGGCGCCAGCGCCTTCCAGTGGTACTTCCCGACGGCCGATGCCTACGCTGACCGCCTGCGCCAGCATGGCTTCCAGGTGCAGCTGATCGAATGCACGCCGCGCCCCACCGCGCTGCCGACCGGCGTGGCCGGCTGGTTGCGCGTGTTCGCCGCGCCGCTGCTGGATGACCTGCCCAGCGAGGTCCGCGCCACCGTGCGCGATGCCGCCGCTGCACTGCTGGCCGATCTGCCGCGCAACGCCGCCGGCCAGCCGCTGGCCGACTACGTGCGGCTGCGGGTGCTCGCCCGTCGCCGCTGA
- a CDS encoding threonine dehydratase produces MPAADASQESDVGDVSVADVLAAQARLRRFLPPTPLHHAERFGTWLKLENLQRTGSYKVRGALNALLAGRERGDTRPVICASAGNHAQGVAWAAYRLDVPAITVMPHGAPATKIAGVAHWGATVRQHGNSYDEAYAFAVELAQRHGYRFLSAFDDADVIAGQGTVGIELAAHAPDVVIVPIGGGGLASGVALALKSQGVRVVGAQVEGVDSMARAIRGDVREIAPVASLADGVRVKIPGFLTRRLCSSLLDDVVIVREAELRETLVRLALEEHIIAEGAGALALAAGRRVAGRRKCAVVSGGNIDAGVLAGLLTDIRPRPPRKPRRRRSETPRSPARASAPSSPTSSPSHLQAATPAVEEISL; encoded by the coding sequence ATGCCGGCCGCTGATGCCAGCCAGGAAAGCGATGTCGGCGACGTAAGCGTCGCCGACGTCCTGGCCGCGCAGGCCCGCCTGCGCCGCTTCCTGCCGCCCACTCCACTGCACCATGCCGAGCGCTTCGGCACCTGGCTGAAGCTGGAGAACCTGCAGCGCACCGGTTCCTACAAGGTGCGCGGCGCACTGAATGCTCTGCTGGCCGGCCGCGAGCGCGGCGACACCCGGCCGGTGATCTGCGCCTCGGCCGGCAACCATGCCCAGGGCGTGGCCTGGGCCGCCTATCGTCTGGACGTACCGGCCATCACGGTGATGCCGCATGGCGCGCCCGCCACCAAGATCGCCGGCGTCGCCCATTGGGGTGCGACCGTGCGCCAGCACGGCAACAGCTACGACGAGGCCTACGCCTTCGCGGTCGAGCTGGCGCAGCGCCACGGCTACCGCTTCCTGTCCGCGTTCGATGATGCCGACGTGATCGCCGGCCAGGGCACGGTCGGCATCGAGCTGGCCGCACACGCACCGGACGTGGTGATCGTACCGATCGGCGGCGGTGGCCTGGCCTCCGGCGTTGCGTTGGCGCTGAAATCACAGGGCGTGCGCGTGGTTGGTGCACAGGTGGAAGGCGTTGACTCGATGGCGCGCGCGATCCGTGGCGATGTCCGCGAGATCGCCCCTGTCGCCTCGCTGGCCGACGGTGTGCGGGTGAAGATCCCCGGCTTCCTGACACGCCGCCTGTGCTCCTCGCTGCTGGACGATGTGGTGATCGTGCGCGAAGCCGAGCTGCGCGAAACCCTGGTGCGGCTGGCGCTGGAGGAACACATCATCGCCGAGGGCGCCGGTGCGCTGGCGCTGGCCGCCGGCCGCCGCGTCGCCGGCCGCCGCAAGTGCGCGGTGGTCTCCGGCGGCAACATCGATGCCGGCGTGCTGGCCGGCCTGCTTACCGACATCCGGCCGCGCCCGCCACGCAAACCGCGGCGACGGCGCAGCGAAACACCCCGCTCGCCCGCGAGGGCCAGCGCGCCGTCCTCCCCCACTTCTTCCCCTTCCCACCTGCAAGCCGCAACGCCCGCTGTCGAGGAGATTTCCCTGTGA
- a CDS encoding SDR family oxidoreductase: MTDHSLKGKTVLIAGGAKNLGGLIARDFAAQGAKAIVVHYNSAATHADAEATVAAVQAAGSKAVALQGDLTSAAAMERLFADAVASVGRPDIAINTVGKVLKKPLLEINEAEYDEMSAVNAKAAFFFLKEAGRHVNDGGRICTLVTSLLGAYTPFYSSYAGTKAPVEHFTRAASKEFGERGISVTAIGPGPMDTPFFYPAESADAQAYHKTAAALSAFTRTGLTDIADIVPWIRFLVTDGWWMTGQTILVNGGYTTK, encoded by the coding sequence ATGACCGACCATTCCCTCAAGGGCAAGACCGTGCTGATTGCCGGTGGCGCCAAGAACCTGGGCGGACTGATCGCCCGCGACTTCGCCGCACAAGGCGCCAAGGCCATCGTGGTTCACTACAACAGTGCCGCCACCCACGCCGATGCAGAGGCGACCGTCGCTGCGGTGCAGGCCGCCGGCAGCAAGGCGGTGGCCCTGCAGGGCGACCTGACGTCGGCGGCAGCGATGGAGCGCCTGTTCGCCGATGCCGTGGCCTCGGTTGGCCGTCCCGACATTGCCATCAACACCGTGGGCAAGGTGCTGAAGAAGCCGCTGCTGGAGATCAATGAAGCCGAGTACGACGAGATGAGCGCGGTCAACGCCAAGGCAGCGTTCTTCTTCCTCAAGGAGGCGGGGCGCCACGTCAACGACGGTGGCCGCATCTGCACCCTGGTCACCTCGCTGTTGGGTGCCTACACACCGTTCTACTCCAGCTACGCCGGCACCAAGGCACCGGTCGAGCATTTCACCCGTGCGGCGTCGAAGGAGTTTGGTGAGCGCGGCATCTCGGTGACCGCGATCGGGCCGGGGCCGATGGATACGCCGTTCTTCTACCCGGCCGAGAGTGCCGATGCGCAGGCGTACCACAAGACCGCGGCGGCGCTGTCGGCGTTCACCCGCACCGGCCTGACCGACATCGCCGATATCGTGCCGTGGATCCGCTTCCTGGTGACCGATGGCTGGTGGATGACCGGGCAGACGATTCTGGTCAATGGTGGGTACACCACCAAGTAA
- a CDS encoding 2-isopropylmalate synthase yields the protein MTTIERITTPRIRIFDTTLRDGEQSPGCSMSPPQKLVMARALDELGVDIIETGFPASSQSDREAMALIGRELRRPSLSLAVLSRCLQADIETSARALEAAANPRLHVFLSTSPLHREHKLRMTREQVLESVRKHVALARSYIDDVEFSAEDATRTELDYLIEVSRVAIAAGATTINLPDTVGFTTPEEIRAMFQQVIAGVADVPNAANVIFSAHCHNDLGLAVANSLAAIEGGARQVECTINGIGERAGNCSLEEIAMVLKVRQAFYEQDSAINTPRIVGTSQLLQRLVGMPVQRNKAIVGANAFAHESGIHQHGMLRHRGTYEIMRPEDVGWEDSQMVLGRHSGRAAVEARLRALGFWLDEDELKLVFEQFKGLCEQQRVVTDADLQTLMQGGSNAQGYRLASMTISDVGSRANALVELSDPDGNRVAETAQGDGPVDALFGALSAATGVQLMLDSYHVHSVGIGADARGEANLSVRHEGVEYDGTGTSKDIIEASALAWLDVANRLLRQRHAAAHSSTDVATPATA from the coding sequence GTGACCACCATCGAACGAATTACCACCCCGCGCATCCGCATCTTCGACACCACCCTGCGTGACGGCGAGCAGTCCCCCGGCTGCAGCATGAGCCCGCCGCAGAAGCTGGTGATGGCGCGTGCGCTGGACGAACTGGGCGTGGACATCATCGAGACCGGTTTCCCGGCCAGCTCGCAGTCCGACCGCGAGGCGATGGCACTGATCGGCCGCGAACTGCGCCGCCCGAGCCTGAGCCTGGCGGTGCTGTCGCGCTGCCTGCAGGCCGACATCGAAACTTCCGCACGTGCGCTGGAAGCGGCCGCCAATCCGCGCCTGCACGTGTTCCTGTCGACCAGCCCGCTGCACCGCGAGCACAAGCTGCGCATGACCCGCGAGCAGGTACTGGAGTCGGTACGCAAGCACGTAGCGCTGGCGCGTTCCTACATCGACGACGTCGAATTCTCGGCCGAGGATGCCACCCGTACCGAGCTGGATTACCTGATCGAAGTTTCGCGCGTGGCGATCGCCGCCGGCGCCACCACCATCAACCTGCCCGACACCGTCGGCTTCACCACGCCGGAGGAAATCCGCGCGATGTTCCAGCAGGTCATCGCCGGCGTGGCCGACGTGCCCAATGCCGCCAACGTGATCTTCAGCGCGCACTGCCACAACGACCTGGGCCTGGCCGTGGCCAACTCGCTGGCCGCCATCGAAGGGGGCGCGCGACAGGTCGAGTGCACCATCAACGGCATCGGTGAACGCGCCGGCAACTGCTCGCTGGAAGAAATCGCCATGGTGCTGAAGGTTCGCCAGGCCTTCTACGAGCAGGACAGTGCGATCAACACCCCGCGCATCGTCGGCACCTCGCAGCTGCTGCAGCGCCTGGTCGGCATGCCGGTACAGCGCAACAAGGCGATCGTCGGCGCCAATGCCTTCGCCCACGAATCGGGCATCCACCAGCACGGCATGCTGCGCCACCGCGGCACCTACGAAATCATGCGTCCGGAAGACGTGGGCTGGGAAGACTCGCAGATGGTGCTGGGCCGCCACAGTGGGCGCGCCGCTGTTGAAGCGCGCCTGCGCGCGCTGGGCTTCTGGCTGGACGAGGATGAACTGAAGCTGGTGTTCGAGCAGTTCAAGGGCCTGTGCGAACAGCAGCGCGTGGTCACCGATGCCGACCTGCAGACGCTGATGCAGGGCGGTTCCAACGCACAGGGCTACCGCCTGGCGTCGATGACCATCAGCGATGTCGGCAGCCGCGCCAACGCGCTGGTTGAACTGTCCGACCCGGATGGCAACCGCGTGGCCGAAACCGCACAGGGCGACGGCCCGGTCGATGCGCTGTTCGGCGCACTGTCGGCCGCCACCGGCGTGCAGCTGATGCTGGACAGCTATCACGTACACAGCGTCGGCATCGGCGCCGACGCGCGTGGCGAAGCCAACCTGAGCGTGCGCCACGAGGGCGTGGAGTACGACGGCACCGGCACCAGCAAGGACATCATCGAAGCCTCCGCGCTGGCCTGGCTGGATGTTGCCAACCGTCTGCTGCGCCAGCGCCACGCCGCCGCCCACAGCAGCACCGACGTTGCCACCCCCGCCACCGCCTGA